The genomic stretch TCCAATACGTCATTTCAAAAAACAACCGGCTTACCAAAAAACAATTAAGGGATCTGCATTTTCCTGAGACAGCCATTGTGGCGGGAGTGATTCGTGGAGAAGAGGTTTTTATTCCCGATGGGGATTTTAAATTGCAGCTGAACGATAAGGCCATCGTATTGGCTCTTCCATCTGCTAAGTCCAGTTTGGAGAAATTATTTAATTAGCATATGATCCATTATAAGGCGATTGCAAAAGTCATGGGGGGCTTACTGATGCTATTGGGGTTATTAATGCTCCCTGGGATCGGTTTTAGTTTCTACTATAAAAGTGGTGACCAAATGCCATTGATTTATTCGGCCTTTGTGTCCATGGCAATAGGTGGACTGCTGTTCTTTTCCTTTTCCAAAGAAGATCAAAATATCCGAAAGCGAGAAGGGTACCTGATTGTGGCATTAAGCTGGATTTTCATGTCCATATTTGGAATGCTGCCTTATTTGGTGAGTGGTACGCTTACCAATTTATCCGATGCCATTTTTGAGACCGTGTCAGGATTGACCACTACGGGAGCTTCTGTTTTAAATGATATAGAGGCATTGCCTAAGGGAATTCTGTTTTGGAGAAGCATGACCCAGTGGATCGGCGGTTTGGGGATTATTGTACTGACTGTGGCCATTTTTCCACTTTTGGGAATAGGCGGGATTGAATTGTTTGTGGCTGAATCCCCAGGGCCTACCTCAGATAAACTGCACCCCAGAATTAGGGAAACGGCCAAGCGATTATGGTATGTATATGTGGGGCTGACGGTACTTTGCACCGGTTTATATTATATAGGGGGAATGGATTTTTATGATGCTATAAACCATGCGCTTACTACATTGGCTACGGGTGGGTTTTCGACAAAGAATGCAAGTATGGCTTTTTTCGATGTTCCTTTTATCCAGTATGTCGCTATTATCTTTATGTTTTTGGCAGGTACCAACTTTACGGTGATCTATTTTGGGATCATGGGTAAGTTTGACCGGGTATGGAAAAGTGATGAGTTTAAGGCATATGTTCTGGTGGTCGGTTTGATCATTATTGGTTTGACTATTCCGGTGTTCTTTATCGGTGGACTGGAGTTCGAAAAAGCATTTAGGGATACGGCCTTCCAAGTGGTGTCACTGATTACGACAACAGGATATGTGACGGCTGATTACACTAGCTTTGGTCATGGCCTTACCATTTTATTCTTTCTTTTGCTCTTTGTAGGGGGATGTGCAGGCTCTACGGCCGGAGGGATCAAGTTTATCCGCCACCTCACGTTCTTTAAAAACACCCTTTTGGAGTTTAAGCGAATAGTCCACCCTAGAGCGATCGTGACGCTGAAAATTAACAGTGATCGCGTATCGGGTAAAATCATTACCCATATCATGATATTTTTACTGATTTATTTGATGGTGTTTGTCATCGGAAGCGTGATGCTGTCCATTTTAGGGTATGATATGCTGACCAGCTTTGGGGCTGTGGCAACTTGTCTCGGAAATGTAGGACCCGCTATCGGCAATGTAGGGCCACTGGATAATTTTTCCTTTTTCGATCCTTTCACGAAAGTTCTTCTGTCTGCTATTATGCTGTTGGGCCGTTTGGAGCTGTTTACCATTTTGGTTTTATTTACCCCTTATTTTTGGAGAGCAAATTAATGGTGAATTGAACTTGTTATTGCTAAAATTGCTTTTACTAGAAATGACTATCGGTAATTTTACACGTAGTGGTACCATTACAAAATGTGATTTGGAAAGTTAAGGAAGTCCCTTGGTGAGAACGGTTTAAGAAAAATGAGCAGGCCGTTAAGAAAATGAATTAGCTCGCGTCGTGGAACAGCGAGATCCATTCATTTTCAGGCCGGAGCAGTTTTCATAAATTAAATTGGGTAACGTATTTTCCTCACTGGAAAACTTGTTTTTCCCGTTTTAAAGGGCTCACCACCGGACTGGATTTTCCGTCCTTTTCATCAATGGAAATGCGTAGCATTCATGAAGACCTATTGAAAGCAATTTTACACCTGAATAAAAGGATGGAAACACAATTTATTCAATTATGCTTGGCTACGTGTATGATTGCGGAGACTCATATTACTGGAAACACTATTATTTAACAAAATTATTTTTCAACATATGGAAATAGATTATCAAATCATTTCAGTTTTTACCGACCAAAATCGGGGATTTACCGGAAACCCTGCTGCCGTGATCCTTTTGGACAAACTTCCCGCTGAAAAGGACATGCAAAATATTGCCAAGGAACTCAATCAACCTGCCACTACCTTTTTGGTCGAGGAGCCGGGTGATGACCGATTTGCAATTAGGTGGTTTGCACCGGATGCCGAGATTGGACTATGTGGACACGGTACAGCAGCAGCCACTGCTTTCTTGGGACAAAAAAAGAGTGGTGAGAGGACATTTACATTCATTTATCCAGAAGGGAAACTAGAAGGGAAATTGCATGCAGATCAAACCATTTCGATCATTACTCAGTCGATTGAAGTTTTGGATGAAGTAAAGGAAATTCCTGAGCAAATTGTAGAGGGGCTGGGGATCCCTTTATTGGCGATGTATCGAACCGAGAATAAATATATCATTCTGGCCAAAGACGGGGAGGACATTAAGAAAATGAACCCTGACTTTGAGCGCTTATCCCAATGTGAAGTCTTTGGCTATGCGGTCACCGCCCAAGGAGCGGATGTGGATTTTATAAGTCGGACTTTGGTTCCCCATACTTTGCAAAAGGAAGATTATGCGACGGGGTCTTCGCATGCGATGTTGGTGCCATTTTGGGCAAAACGATTTGAGAAGAACCATCTACAGTCATTGCAGCTTAGCAAAAGGGGAGGGGCATTCTCATGTGAGTTGGACGATAATGGCTTAGTCACACTTTCGGGAGCATTCTTGATGGAAAGAGCAGGTAGAATATCCTTGTAAATCGCAGGTTCCAAGCAATGTTGATGGTCAAGAACAAAAAGAGAGCTATAATGAGATATAGCTCTCTTTTTGGAAGAAGGGAAATTTAATCCTTCAAATATCATGAAAGATGCGAAGAGAAAATTAAGGTGTGGGGATGATTTTGACGATGCCCGTTCCTTGAATGGCCACATAGATATGGTTATCAGGACCAATTTTGACATTTCTCATTCTTCCGGCCCCATCCATCAATTTGGTTCTTTTGGTCACCTGCTTGCCTTCCAGGCTGAGCATTTCCAAGTATTGGAATTTTAATGAGCCTACAAGCATATTTCCTCCCCAATCAGGATAAGTTTCTTCTGGCACCAGCGCAAATCCACATGGTGCAATGGAAGGCACCCAATAATAAAGTGGCTGTTCCATACCTTCCCGGCTGGTTTCATCTGTCAACTTGGAATCGTCATAATTGATCCCATAGGATACTTCTGGCCATCCGAAATTGGCGCCTTTTTTTACAATATTGATTTCATCGCCTCCTTGGGGGCCATGCTCATTGACCCATATTTCATTATAAAGTGGGTGGAAGATCATTCCTTGCGGATTTCTATGGCCATAGGAATAGATAGCTTTTTTAGCATTTTCATCGTTGTAAAATGGATTGTCCTCAGGAATTGATCCATCGTCATTTAGACGATAGACTTTACCACCATCACGGGAGATGTCCTGAGGATTTACATCCCTTTCTCCCCTTTCACCTATTGAAAAATAGAGATAGCCCTCTTCATCAAATGCCATTCTTGAGCCAAAGTGCTGACCCTTTTCGGTATTAGGAGTCGCCTTATAAAGGACCTCTTGGTCAGTAAGGCCATTACCGTTAAATTTCGCCCTCATGACAGCTGTATGTGCCCCTTCACCTTCTCCTTCTCCTGAAGAATAGGTGAGATAAATCCATCCATTGGTATTATAATCAGGGTGTAGGATGATGTCCAATAATCCACCTTGTCCTTTGGACACGACATCTGGTGTGCCGGGGATAATTCTCTTATTGCCATCTTTGGCGTATATCAGTTCACCATCTTTTTCGGTAACCAATATCCCCCCGTCCGGGAGAAATGCCATACCCCAAGGATTATTGATGTCTTCTACAACCGTTTCAGTGGTGTAATTTTTTGGGTCGTCTTCTATCGGGGGAGTGTTTTCCATGACCCCCGGACGTTTGTCTTGTGCGCATGAAACGCTGCCCACTAATATCAGGGCAGAAATGACGAGCGGCTGGAGTAAGGAAAAGCTTGTAATTGGATTTTTCATTTCAATAGGTTTGTTTATAGGTTTTCTATATTTCATAAATATAATTACTGGCATCCGACTAAATTTCAAATATGATTAAAGACTGTCTTTAAACAGAAATTTGAGGGTTTTTATTCCAACCCCTAAAATGACACCTATCCCCTAAAGGGGAGTTCTAGAAAGTCCTCTTTAGGGGATTTAGGGGTGTAAACAGTTGATTTTTCAATTTGACGATTGTTTTCTCGGACGCCAGTAAATATAATCAATATTATGAGGAAAAGTTTTTAGAAAATAAAGATGATGCTGTAAAATACATAAGTGGTGCGATCAGGTTGGAAAAGCGTTTGTCGTATACGTTAAAAAATCGCAGCCCACTCGTCATCCATAACTCCATAAACTGTATCTTTAACCCAGATTGGTGCGATTACATTAAGAAACTGACTATATATGAAAAGGAAACTAGGCGTATTGATATTGGTTATTTTCTCTTTTTCATCCTGCAAAGATTTGACGGATTCGCTTTACGAGGATAATATTCTAACCTACGATCTTCATACGGTCAGTACAGAATATGGATACACTGGTGAAGCTATTTTTAAGGAGTTTTCCAATGGTACAGGCATTGAAGTGACCATTCAGCTTTATGGTGATGCCTCAGAAGATGAGTATTATTTCCCGGCTCATTTGCACTATGGAGCTTATGAAGCTGGCGCTCATGCAGGCATGGCTGATATGCTGAATAATGTCGATATCAGGCCCTTGCGCAGTGTGACTGTTCTGGAGGGACATAGTCTTGCTGATCTAATGGAAGATGATTACCATATCAAAGTACATTTGGCAGCCTCAGGGCCAGAATATGACGTGATTTTGGTAGCCGGAAACGTAGGTCGGGCTGCAGGACAATGACCCTGGTCGAATCCATGAAAAAAGCCCTGGATTCCAAGTAGAAAACAGGGCTTTGAAATGCTTGTTTAAGGCGGTTTAGAAGATTACATCAAAGTCAATATCCAGATCGCTTTCTCCGCCTGCCTGTACAAAATTCTCCCAACTTGGATTATCGGCGCCTTCAAAATTCTTGTCTAAATCATGGCGTAATACCAAGTTGAATACACTTGTGCCGTTGCCCGTATTTTCATTAACGGTAACAAAGCCACGAAGCCCTATTGGGTTTCTATCTTCGTCTTCATCATCATAGGCATATTCCAGTATGGTGCTTTCTCCTGTGAAAGCACTACCTAGAAAAAAGAACTGGTGTTCGTCTCCTTCTTCTTTGATTTCCTCTGTGATGTCCTCGTTGGCAATTCCA from Echinicola soli encodes the following:
- a CDS encoding PhzF family phenazine biosynthesis protein, with product MEIDYQIISVFTDQNRGFTGNPAAVILLDKLPAEKDMQNIAKELNQPATTFLVEEPGDDRFAIRWFAPDAEIGLCGHGTAAATAFLGQKKSGERTFTFIYPEGKLEGKLHADQTISIITQSIEVLDEVKEIPEQIVEGLGIPLLAMYRTENKYIILAKDGEDIKKMNPDFERLSQCEVFGYAVTAQGADVDFISRTLVPHTLQKEDYATGSSHAMLVPFWAKRFEKNHLQSLQLSKRGGAFSCELDDNGLVTLSGAFLMERAGRISL
- a CDS encoding PQQ-dependent sugar dehydrogenase — encoded protein: MKNPITSFSLLQPLVISALILVGSVSCAQDKRPGVMENTPPIEDDPKNYTTETVVEDINNPWGMAFLPDGGILVTEKDGELIYAKDGNKRIIPGTPDVVSKGQGGLLDIILHPDYNTNGWIYLTYSSGEGEGEGAHTAVMRAKFNGNGLTDQEVLYKATPNTEKGQHFGSRMAFDEEGYLYFSIGERGERDVNPQDISRDGGKVYRLNDDGSIPEDNPFYNDENAKKAIYSYGHRNPQGMIFHPLYNEIWVNEHGPQGGDEINIVKKGANFGWPEVSYGINYDDSKLTDETSREGMEQPLYYWVPSIAPCGFALVPEETYPDWGGNMLVGSLKFQYLEMLSLEGKQVTKRTKLMDGAGRMRNVKIGPDNHIYVAIQGTGIVKIIPTP
- a CDS encoding TrkH family potassium uptake protein, whose amino-acid sequence is MIHYKAIAKVMGGLLMLLGLLMLPGIGFSFYYKSGDQMPLIYSAFVSMAIGGLLFFSFSKEDQNIRKREGYLIVALSWIFMSIFGMLPYLVSGTLTNLSDAIFETVSGLTTTGASVLNDIEALPKGILFWRSMTQWIGGLGIIVLTVAIFPLLGIGGIELFVAESPGPTSDKLHPRIRETAKRLWYVYVGLTVLCTGLYYIGGMDFYDAINHALTTLATGGFSTKNASMAFFDVPFIQYVAIIFMFLAGTNFTVIYFGIMGKFDRVWKSDEFKAYVLVVGLIIIGLTIPVFFIGGLEFEKAFRDTAFQVVSLITTTGYVTADYTSFGHGLTILFFLLLFVGGCAGSTAGGIKFIRHLTFFKNTLLEFKRIVHPRAIVTLKINSDRVSGKIITHIMIFLLIYLMVFVIGSVMLSILGYDMLTSFGAVATCLGNVGPAIGNVGPLDNFSFFDPFTKVLLSAIMLLGRLELFTILVLFTPYFWRAN